TAAACAATCCGAAGTACGCGGCTGAAAAGCGATTGTATTACGGTCCTATACAAGTAAAGATAATAATGTGACTAAAAAAAATACCACGGTGCTTCTAAACAAACATCTGAGTAGTTGTCTGAGTAACTAGCAGACATTAATCCCAGAAAAGGCAGCTGGGATTTCTAGATGAGACCGCCACCTCCCTAAGCACTCAAAGATGCCTGTGCGTTTAAGGTTAAAATGACACATATAACAGTGAAGTACAGCAAAGAGATGAAGAAACAGACATGACCTACCTGTCCTTTTGAACAACAGCGGCGACGCCAATCTAGAAGCGGTATGTTACTTCCGCTTTTAGGAAGAAACTACACAAACCGCAAGGAAACCAAACTACTCGTTTTGAAAATGTGGATGCAGGATGTCCTGAAACCGGTATATTTCATCAGAGCATCATGTCGAGCTGGTTTCGTTTCTTTAAAGAATCGCAGGTGGAAAGTTTTCGTCTGCAGCCTCAGATCTCGTGATCATCAAACCCCCGGGACATGACAGATGAGGAGCGCGCGGCCGTGTCCCCCGTGGACCTGACTATAACAACAGACAGCAAGAcctaatgaaaacataaatctatTATGTTACGTTCCATTAAGAGGTAATGATCATCACGTACTCTCACACTGCAGCACGGCTGGACTGTCCCGCCTGCCTGCCcctcagtttattaaaaaaaaaaaaaaaaaaaacaagtcacggGACAGAGGAGGCGCCCATGTGACTTCACAGATAGGAGTGCTGAAATATCACAAGTGTTGTTTACCATTTGATTCGTTATTTAAAAAACTAGATGTTTAACCAGTCAAACATTTGATCTGATATTAAACCAAGCACCACACATACCTATTTCTTAATTCTAGGTTGCATCAAGCACACTATGCAGGCCCActtaaaatgcagaaaagaagCAGTGTATAAAATCTTGGCATGGGTGTGGTACGTTCTGCCTTTATTTGTCAGGATTTAATTTATactgatgcatttaaaatatctgaaGTGCAAAAATAATTAGTTTCAGTTCTGATTTGTGCAGGATGCACAGGATGGTGTGATGATCAAAGTTAAATCAAGTCTGAAGACCAGAAAAATGCCTTATTGTGAAAGTTTAATCATAGCTGGAAcccatttaaatgttttgcaccGTAACACttgcattgttgtttttatgcatgAAAACGACTCATTATAGTTACAGTTACGCTGCACTGTGGATGATGTATTTTGTACATATGAATCtaaatgaattgtgtgtgtgtgatggacaAACTGTTTACACAATCAGGCAAACATATATCTTCCAATATACCTCCAATTTTTTTGGACCAAACTGTTGCTGAACAAACTTTATCTGTGGTGTGTTATGTGCCACAACATATTCTCATAAAATGTCTTCTCTTCACTAGGCCTTTTACTGAATTAGACATGTGCTGGTATTTGGTAACACGGTACATTGTGGTAATGAACATACAGTATTGTAACCATACACAAATTGTAAAGACTTTTAGACTGCACATTAGCTTATTTTCCATCAACCAGTTAAAATGTATGACACTGCATGACATGTATGctgcatataaaataaatcagattttcacTTTGATCTTAAGTTTTGAGAAAAACAGCAAGGCCAAATGGAAATGCAAATTCATGCTCTGACAGTATGTGGCACTTACAGAAAAGCAGAAATACAGTGGTTATAATCCATTTTAATCTTGACTAAAACACCCGCCCAGAAAATAATTCTGGATAAtgattaaaaatcttttaatttgtttttattgtccCTTGTAGTTGTGCTCTTTTGTACTTTAATCAGTTTGAAACATGTTTACTTTataattgtttgttgttgttttattatatttttaatgtccctGATTTGAGAAGATTTAAGAGGACAAGTTTGTTTATCTTTTCAACCTGTTTTTGTAACATCACTGAAAACCAACAGATAATACCGTACCAGTCACCACAATTACCATGCTTTAAAAACACCATCACATGCCTAGACTGAATCCAAAGACTGTGTGCTGAGATGTGGCCAGACATAGGAGGGTCCGGCTGGGAGGAGAGGGAAGGTGGGATTGGTCACCGGAACAAATGTAGGAGAGTGTTTGAGTCTGTGCTTTTTGAGCTGACCGAGTTCTCTGAAGCAGCATCCACACTCAGCACAGCGGTACGgtctctctcctgtgtgaatgCGCTGGTGCTTGTGTAAGCTGTCCAAATGGCGGAATCGCTTCTCGCAATATCTGCAAGGATACGGCCGCTCACCTGTGTGTATGCGCTGGTGCGTTTTCAAGCAGTAGAAACGTCTGAACCCCCGGCCACAAATGTTACAGCGGTGCACTTTATCAGGGCTCTCGATAGTCCTGCTGAAGCCGGAGTCACTACTAACATGTGCAGCCAAGGCCAGCAAAGCATCACCATCAGTCTCCCGCATCGAAGGTGAGGAGATTTGCGCTAACTCTTGCATGGAGTTGGATGAAGATGCTACCGCTAGATTTGATGAAGGAGGCTCTAATGTAAGGGAATCAGGATCATCTTCAATTTTAATGGTGCCCTGTTTGACTTCATCAGAGTCCTCCATCACCTGTATCAGCTCCAGCTCATTAACATTCCCAGCTGGCGTGCTCATTTCAAACTCAAACTTGCTCATGTCAGATGGATGCTCTGGTGGGTTTGCGAAGTGGTCTGGATTTTCTGGTTCCTCATGTCTCCTCTCACTGTCTGTTACTGCAGAACTGTTGTCTGTAAAACAAGGAAAAgctcattttcatatatttttagcatGTGAAATGCCTTAAAGGGAAAAAAAGCCCCTTTAGGTTGTGGTACTCGTATTGTTTTGCTGTGAATTCTCATgattttgaagaaataaaaactttcatATAACTGTATATACTTCAGGTATACTTCAAGTATAACTTTCATATTGTAAGTAATATTTTACGATAaacatttactggactgaagcactTATGTTTGCTTGATTAACcacacatcctttttttttttttttttttgaaaatcattaaaaaaaaactttttgagaCTTTTGAGGAATGGTTATTTGTACATCTCAATCATCATTGCATGCAATTATATTTTGTCCTCCACATTTAAAACTTAAGAGATTTGGTCATAATATGATTGAGTGACAAATGATATTTATATGCTAGTAGtctgttatattgttataaaagtcCCATTGATTTATACTGCATGCTATCAGAATTTCATGCAAGTAATATTTGCAtccaattatatattttcaaaacaaacttttttttcaaaaaatattttgtctaaaactgTTCCTTTTCGGATAAATTTTTCTCTTACTATTATGTCAAACCTCTATGGCTAATACTCTGTGATCAAACTTGTTTGACAGTATTCGAATTGCAAATGTTTACAGTAATAACAATTAACCTATTTCACCCTCATTCGTGGTGTAAAATGGGCCCTCTGGCTCATCTTCTGGTTTGAAGGGAGCAGGATTGTTTTCCACAAGAGTCTGTGAGGTCGTGGGGTCACTCGCGAGTGCTGAACTGTTGCCTCTTGAGGACCCTCCTCTTGCCTCTCTGCGGTTGACGCACTCCCGAGGCCAGTCTGACTGCACCGTGGGGAGACAGAGGCCGACACTAGGGAGATTTTTGGGATTGTGGATTCTTCCCGGTGAGTTTCGGAAGCTCTTGCGAGAGGAATCTCTGTTTTGCGCCTGTAATATGGGGCTTCCGTCCGCAGCGCGTGACGGAATCACAAAAAGAGCGTCTTCTGCGTTTGTGCGCATGATATTTGACCCAGGCTGGTTTCTGTTGAGAAGTAAACACTGTTTGATGTTCTTTTCAGCCGCGGTCATGTAGTAGCGCACTGCTTTCAGCTCGCTCTCGGAGATCTCCAGTCTCTCGCGCAGGCTCTGGTTCTCTCGGTGAGACTCTGCGGCTGCGTTTCGAGCCGCGGCCAGCTTTATGCCAACAACTCGGGCCGTTTCTTTTAAAACCGCTTCCACGGCGCTTCTTACCGCCTGGTCGATAGTAGATGCGAGTTCGCACTTGAGAAAAGAAACGCTGATGTCCATGCTCAAAGTCATGGTTACGATCCAAGGCAGTATTTCACTGCGAGATGTAATGTTGCATAGAATGTAGCAGAGCTCAGAAGAGGCGGCTTGCGTTTCGGAATAGTTTACGGCCTCACTTCCATCACTAGTGTAGTACTTCGATATTGCTATCTGGTTGTGATGTAAAAGAAACAGCAACCCACAAGTGTTTGGTCAATCTTATTCAATCTGTCGCGTTCTGCTGTCGTCAGTGTCGAATAATAATGACGTCAATAGCAGCCTGGGATTTTGAGTTTTTGCTCTGAGTGAATTAAGACGTTCCGTTTTCAGTAGTTGAATCacattatatatagattttttaaaagttatttatgttAAGTATATAATTGGATCCATATAATGGCCTTAATAtagaaatggaaaaaatggaaTATAATTGTTTATGATATGCAGTGTTCTCTATAGTCAGAGAAGAATTGTCAAAAAACTACATTGGATTTTTTTCTACAACTGCCTGTCCAGAAACCACAAGTTAATCTCAAGGAAAGAACAGATGTGTTGCCTAAATTATGAGTATGCACAGGTTTAGATTTAAAAAACttgctttaaatatgaaacatctGTCTTTGTGTGACCTTTACACTACTGGACATTGTTTGATCAAACACACAACAGGGTTAAACATTAGAGGGAGCTTGCAGCAGAACACTCGGTTAATCACTGCTTTTTCATTCAAGTTGTGTTTGGATTAAAGGTTAAACCATATCTTTCTAACGTTTCAGAGAATAATGTGTacttggtttcatttttttttttttttttcacaatatttatttttcgcATTGCTGGAAATAAACGATTAATTCATATTTCCTTAGCATTTACTTATTAAACACATTCTCTGATTTATATTGTGGCCTTAGTTCAAATAATGTCAAATTTTGGACAGcaattgttttttcttgttttcttttccccAACATGCTGTAAGAAAGAGCAATAGCGCACTCTAGAGGTTGACAAATGGAAAGCACAAACTCTATTTATTTTAGACTCGGGTGTTTTTGC
The sequence above is drawn from the Cyprinus carpio isolate SPL01 chromosome B5, ASM1834038v1, whole genome shotgun sequence genome and encodes:
- the LOC109090754 gene encoding zinc finger protein 768 isoform X2, with translation MTLSMDISVSFLKCELASTIDQAVRSAVEAVLKETARVVGIKLAAARNAAAESHRENQSLRERLEISESELKAVRYYMTAAEKNIKQCLLLNRNQPGSNIMRTNAEDALFVIPSRAADGSPILQAQNRDSSRKSFRNSPGRIHNPKNLPSVGLCLPTVQSDWPRECVNRREARGGSSRGNSSALASDPTTSQTLVENNPAPFKPEDEPEGPFYTTNEDNSSAVTDSERRHEEPENPDHFANPPEHPSDMSKFEFEMSTPAGNVNELELIQVMEDSDEVKQGTIKIEDDPDSLTLEPPSSNLAVASSSNSMQELAQISSPSMRETDGDALLALAAHVSSDSGFSRTIESPDKVHRCNICGRGFRRFYCLKTHQRIHTGERPYPCRYCEKRFRHLDSLHKHQRIHTGERPYRCAECGCCFRELGQLKKHRLKHSPTFVPVTNPTFPLLPAGPSYVWPHLSTQSLDSV
- the LOC109090754 gene encoding zinc finger protein 16-like isoform X1, with the translated sequence MTLSMDISVSFLKCELASTIDQAVRSAVEAVLKETARVVGIKLAAARNAAAESHRENQSLRERLEISESELKAVRYYMTAAEKNIKQCLLLNRNQPGSNIMRTNAEDALFVIPSRAADGSPILQAQNRDSSRKSFRNSPGRIHNPKNLPSVGLCLPTVQSDWPRECVNRREARGGSSRGNSSALASDPTTSQTLVENNPAPFKPEDEPEGPFYTTNEGEIDNSSAVTDSERRHEEPENPDHFANPPEHPSDMSKFEFEMSTPAGNVNELELIQVMEDSDEVKQGTIKIEDDPDSLTLEPPSSNLAVASSSNSMQELAQISSPSMRETDGDALLALAAHVSSDSGFSRTIESPDKVHRCNICGRGFRRFYCLKTHQRIHTGERPYPCRYCEKRFRHLDSLHKHQRIHTGERPYRCAECGCCFRELGQLKKHRLKHSPTFVPVTNPTFPLLPAGPSYVWPHLSTQSLDSV